The following are from one region of the Treponema denticola genome:
- the fusA gene encoding elongation factor G: MLDKMRNIGIMAHIDAGKTTTTERILFYTGKIHKIGEIDDGQATMDWMAQEQDRGITIQSAATTTYWKNFQINIIDTPGHVDFTAEVERSLRVLDGAVAVLCAVGGVQPQTETVWHQADRYKVPRICFVNKMDRIGADFFAVLKDVHEKFGVEVVPVQIPIGASDSFEGVIDLIAMKEIHWDAATEGEKYEYTAIAPDRLALAEEWREKMLDTISSASDEITELILEGKDVPEELIKKEIRKAVLNQSYIPFLCGSARKNIGVQPLIDAVVDFLPAPDEVLPAEAFNPKKEEKLSVPCKVEGAPLGLVFKIQYDKDAGSLCYVRMYSGKIKSGDQVFNTGKKKRERVNRILRMHSNKSEQMDSVQAGDIAVFIGLKISQTGDTLGSEGQPLLLESMQFPEPVISVSVEPKSLSESDRLKEVLEILSKEDPTFTSREDSETGQLIISGMGELHIDVLTRRMLDDFKVEARVGNPQVTYRESITTEKTQTEKYSKQLGGKDNEAELTLTVRPLERGSGNRFISKVKTFQKSGSGGTNALPEELLEAVKRSIEGCFSSGIKVGYPCTDIEVELVSVKYNELTATPFAYEAAAAKCFDDACSTADPVLLEPVMAVDIMSPKEFVGDAMSQITQRGGLISSMDSKANTDIVHAQAPMAKMFGFSTDLRSATQGRASFTMSFSHFEIKR, from the coding sequence ATGCTTGATAAGATGCGGAACATAGGAATAATGGCTCATATAGACGCAGGAAAAACCACCACGACCGAGCGTATTTTGTTTTATACGGGAAAAATTCATAAGATTGGAGAAATAGATGACGGTCAAGCAACCATGGACTGGATGGCACAAGAACAGGACAGGGGAATCACTATCCAAAGTGCCGCCACTACCACTTATTGGAAAAACTTTCAGATAAATATAATCGACACTCCCGGGCACGTAGACTTTACGGCCGAGGTAGAACGCTCCTTGCGTGTCTTGGACGGAGCCGTTGCAGTCCTCTGTGCAGTCGGAGGAGTTCAGCCCCAGACTGAAACCGTTTGGCATCAGGCAGACCGGTACAAGGTTCCCCGCATTTGCTTTGTAAACAAGATGGACAGAATCGGGGCCGACTTTTTTGCAGTTTTAAAAGACGTACACGAAAAATTCGGCGTTGAAGTCGTGCCTGTTCAAATTCCTATAGGAGCAAGCGACAGCTTTGAAGGCGTCATCGATCTTATTGCAATGAAAGAAATTCACTGGGATGCCGCAACCGAGGGCGAAAAATACGAGTATACCGCAATAGCTCCAGACCGCCTTGCCTTGGCGGAAGAATGGCGCGAAAAAATGCTCGATACTATTTCTTCAGCCTCGGACGAAATCACCGAGCTCATCCTTGAAGGGAAAGACGTCCCCGAAGAGCTTATCAAAAAAGAAATAAGAAAGGCGGTTTTAAATCAAAGCTATATTCCGTTTTTGTGCGGGTCTGCACGAAAGAATATCGGAGTTCAACCCTTAATCGATGCAGTCGTCGACTTTTTGCCCGCCCCCGATGAGGTTCTTCCGGCAGAGGCCTTTAATCCAAAAAAGGAAGAAAAGCTCTCGGTTCCGTGCAAGGTAGAAGGAGCTCCCTTAGGCCTCGTATTTAAAATTCAATATGATAAGGATGCAGGAAGCCTTTGCTATGTCCGAATGTACTCGGGTAAAATCAAATCGGGCGATCAAGTTTTTAATACGGGAAAAAAGAAAAGAGAACGCGTAAACAGAATCCTGCGTATGCATTCAAATAAGTCGGAACAAATGGATTCCGTTCAAGCCGGAGATATTGCCGTTTTTATCGGTTTAAAAATTTCTCAGACAGGAGATACTCTGGGCTCAGAGGGACAGCCTCTCTTGCTTGAATCCATGCAATTCCCCGAACCTGTTATTTCCGTTTCGGTAGAACCTAAAAGCTTATCGGAAAGCGACCGCTTAAAAGAAGTCTTGGAAATTCTTTCAAAGGAGGATCCGACTTTTACAAGCCGCGAAGACAGCGAAACGGGGCAGCTTATAATTTCCGGCATGGGAGAGCTTCATATAGATGTTTTAACCCGCCGAATGTTGGATGACTTTAAGGTAGAAGCCAGAGTCGGAAACCCGCAGGTTACTTACAGGGAATCCATCACTACCGAAAAAACTCAAACCGAAAAATACAGCAAGCAGCTGGGCGGAAAAGACAATGAAGCTGAACTTACCCTTACTGTCCGACCCCTTGAAAGAGGAAGCGGAAACCGCTTTATTTCAAAAGTTAAAACCTTCCAAAAGTCCGGTTCGGGCGGCACCAATGCCCTCCCCGAAGAGCTTTTAGAAGCCGTTAAGCGTTCTATTGAAGGCTGCTTTAGCTCGGGTATCAAGGTCGGTTATCCTTGTACCGACATCGAGGTAGAACTTGTTTCGGTAAAATACAATGAACTTACGGCAACTCCATTTGCCTACGAAGCCGCCGCCGCAAAATGCTTTGATGATGCTTGCAGTACAGCAGACCCCGTGCTCTTGGAGCCCGTGATGGCTGTGGATATTATGAGCCCCAAAGAATTCGTCGGAGATGCCATGAGCCAAATCACTCAGAGGGGAGGCTTAATCTCAAGCATGGATTCAAAAGCAAATACCGACATTGTACACGCTCAAGCCCCCATGGCAAAGATGTTCGGCTTTTCCACCGACCTCCGTTCAGCCACTCAGGGAAGGGCTTCCTTTACCATGAGCTTCAGCCATTTTGAAATTAAGCGGTAG
- a CDS encoding fructose bisphosphate aldolase yields MDKVKLERMKNDKGFIAALDQSGGSTPKALAAYGVPETAYSNEKKMFDLVHAMRTRIITGKAFNSNNILGAILFEQTMEREIEGMPTADFLWKKKKILPFLKVDKGLADLKDGVQLMKPIPNLDAMLKHAVEKHIFGTKMRSVIKEANPKGIKAVVDQQFELGIQIAKAGLVPIIEPEVDIKSPDKAKCEEILKKELEEHLKALPKDLLVMFKLSIPTKENLYEEFTKHPQVVRVVALSGGYSRDDANKLLAKNRGMIASFSRALAEGLFASQSDAEFNATLEKTIKGVYEASIT; encoded by the coding sequence ATGGATAAAGTAAAACTTGAAAGAATGAAAAATGACAAGGGTTTTATTGCGGCATTGGATCAAAGCGGCGGAAGTACGCCTAAGGCTTTGGCAGCTTATGGAGTTCCAGAAACGGCATATTCCAATGAAAAAAAAATGTTTGATCTTGTTCATGCTATGCGTACAAGAATAATCACAGGAAAGGCTTTTAATTCCAATAATATTTTGGGTGCAATTTTATTTGAACAAACAATGGAAAGGGAAATTGAAGGAATGCCCACAGCCGACTTCTTATGGAAAAAAAAGAAGATTCTACCCTTTTTAAAGGTCGATAAGGGGCTTGCCGACTTAAAGGACGGGGTTCAGCTTATGAAGCCGATACCCAATTTGGACGCTATGTTAAAGCACGCCGTAGAAAAGCATATTTTCGGAACAAAGATGCGCTCCGTTATAAAAGAAGCAAATCCTAAAGGAATAAAGGCTGTCGTAGATCAGCAGTTTGAATTGGGTATTCAAATTGCAAAGGCCGGTCTTGTTCCTATTATTGAGCCTGAAGTAGATATTAAATCTCCCGACAAGGCCAAGTGTGAAGAAATCCTCAAAAAAGAATTGGAAGAACACCTTAAAGCCTTGCCGAAAGACTTGCTTGTAATGTTTAAGCTCTCAATTCCTACAAAAGAAAATCTTTATGAGGAATTTACAAAACACCCTCAGGTAGTTAGAGTCGTTGCCCTATCAGGCGGTTATTCCAGAGATGATGCAAACAAACTCTTGGCTAAAAACAGAGGCATGATTGCAAGTTTCTCCAGAGCTCTCGCCGAAGGCCTTTTTGCAAGTCAAAGCGATGCCGAGTTTAATGCAACCTTAGAAAAAACAATCAAGGGCGTTTACGAAGCTTCAATAACATAG
- a CDS encoding HlyD family secretion protein encodes MKQIVSVDELSYTSELLYGLKSKFEDRIIFIIGAFFVCLIFWLIFGQCEDVIRAYGTVRPSDDVSIVKIRRTGEVQEIFCKDGSIVKEGAVLLKLNTDVDIKSEQDIVARLTLLLEKKRDNDLLLKSFYANKNHINPKYSQAYMRAKFFFEVRGNLKETLNLQKRYLNDTLKLPEASRTKEQVLTLKRNVKNAELNLSQYSENFLTSLLNEKETYEVEKNNLNANLSQVRLAINNATIYAPINGTIFMQSSINKNDFLFANTTVLTIIPTAESGYYAYINVPASKAGKMATGMQVKMKFPTFPEYEFDKLNGVIETISPDAMNTGEHLIYIVKVKLNVTELKNKKGVSFPLKPGLQVDSTIILTEQSIFSYLLKKLTE; translated from the coding sequence GTGCTTTTTTTGTTTGTTTGATATTTTGGTTGATATTCGGACAGTGTGAAGATGTCATAAGGGCTTATGGAACAGTTCGTCCATCTGATGATGTTTCTATAGTTAAAATTAGACGAACTGGCGAAGTGCAAGAAATTTTTTGCAAGGATGGCTCTATTGTCAAAGAAGGGGCAGTGCTCTTAAAACTAAACACTGATGTCGATATCAAAAGTGAACAAGATATAGTCGCAAGACTTACATTACTATTAGAAAAGAAACGAGACAATGATCTATTACTAAAGAGCTTTTATGCAAATAAAAATCACATAAACCCAAAGTATAGTCAAGCATATATGCGAGCAAAGTTTTTTTTTGAAGTAAGGGGAAATTTAAAAGAAACATTAAATTTACAAAAACGATATCTTAATGATACGCTAAAACTACCAGAAGCTAGTAGAACAAAGGAACAGGTTTTAACATTAAAACGTAATGTAAAAAATGCAGAATTAAATTTATCTCAATACTCGGAAAATTTTTTGACATCCCTTTTAAATGAAAAAGAAACCTATGAAGTAGAGAAAAATAACTTGAACGCCAATTTATCTCAGGTAAGATTAGCTATAAATAATGCAACAATCTATGCCCCAATAAATGGGACAATATTCATGCAATCATCAATTAATAAAAATGATTTTCTTTTTGCTAACACAACAGTATTAACTATTATCCCAACTGCCGAATCTGGTTATTATGCATATATCAATGTACCAGCCTCTAAAGCAGGAAAAATGGCAACAGGCATGCAAGTGAAGATGAAGTTTCCGACTTTCCCTGAATACGAATTTGATAAACTTAATGGAGTAATCGAAACTATCTCACCAGATGCGATGAATACGGGAGAGCACCTTATTTATATTGTCAAAGTAAAATTAAATGTAACAGAACTGAAAAATAAAAAAGGAGTAAGTTTTCCCTTAAAACCGGGCTTGCAAGTTGACTCTACAATAATTTTAACTGAACAATCAATATTTTCATACCTATTAAAAAAACTAACGGAGTAA
- a CDS encoding TolC family protein — translation MKKYFVIIYCLSFTCVTYLFSEANIYDSLLNILSNNNPSAKVNFYSINILKENIKLERYKWLPKLGITTEQKVSGFLSNKKVRFSTTDLTLGVTQNLPLGGNLVLFNKHKISNAFNITPKEFSYGFTTGAKLEFPFLFIVPSIFSELKQYDLYSQKDEMEIINIEQQLFEAKLVSTTVQALGNYYLLKKNVKINEEYEKLLILAEKKDENLWIQGRLSSLELQDRSNKRTDKQNEMIKTMFQFETAKENLKLIGVYENYTINDLDEWILLWEFFLDNFEINDLLIARLNKLRLHSDWNSQIQSYISYIPKFYISCDFTPNANKESYKSFSESVSETFKEKNQVTWNVNLGMTINLDPFAKEYSLNKQFKNLKEIQRINEEELNKKLNLQAIQIRNNLKMLDEQIKNANSKIEALKLRNLEAESMYSSGYISEVDCSLQKLELQEAELAYTSLRLSKIIYYNFITKNNYKLFKITAYA, via the coding sequence ATGAAAAAATATTTTGTTATAATTTATTGTTTGTCTTTCACCTGTGTAACTTATCTTTTTTCAGAAGCAAATATTTATGATTCCCTACTGAATATTTTGAGCAATAATAATCCGTCAGCAAAGGTAAATTTTTATTCGATCAATATTCTAAAAGAAAATATAAAACTAGAACGATATAAATGGCTTCCTAAACTTGGAATTACAACTGAACAAAAGGTTAGTGGTTTTCTATCAAATAAAAAAGTAAGATTCAGCACTACTGATCTAACCTTAGGGGTGACTCAAAATTTGCCGCTTGGAGGTAATTTAGTATTATTTAACAAACATAAGATTAGTAATGCTTTCAACATAACGCCAAAAGAATTTTCTTATGGATTTACTACAGGGGCAAAGCTAGAGTTTCCGTTTTTGTTTATCGTGCCATCAATTTTTTCTGAACTTAAGCAGTATGATTTATACTCTCAGAAAGATGAAATGGAAATTATAAATATTGAACAACAGCTTTTTGAAGCTAAGTTAGTTTCTACTACTGTGCAGGCATTAGGAAATTATTATCTATTAAAAAAAAACGTTAAAATTAATGAAGAATATGAAAAACTTTTGATACTTGCTGAAAAAAAAGATGAAAATTTGTGGATACAAGGGAGACTTTCAAGTTTAGAGTTGCAAGATCGCAGTAATAAACGTACTGATAAGCAAAATGAAATGATTAAGACAATGTTTCAATTTGAAACTGCAAAAGAAAATTTAAAATTAATTGGTGTATATGAAAACTATACGATAAATGATCTCGACGAATGGATTTTATTATGGGAATTTTTTTTGGATAATTTTGAAATTAATGATTTATTAATCGCAAGATTAAATAAATTACGATTGCATAGTGATTGGAATTCACAAATACAAAGCTATATTTCATACATCCCTAAATTTTATATATCATGTGATTTTACGCCAAATGCAAACAAGGAAAGTTATAAATCTTTTTCTGAAAGTGTGAGCGAGACATTTAAAGAAAAAAATCAAGTTACATGGAATGTAAATTTAGGTATGACCATAAATCTTGATCCTTTTGCAAAGGAGTATAGTCTGAATAAACAGTTCAAAAATTTAAAAGAAATTCAACGAATCAATGAAGAAGAGCTAAATAAAAAGTTAAATTTGCAAGCAATACAAATCCGTAACAACCTTAAAATGCTTGATGAACAAATAAAAAATGCAAATAGTAAAATAGAAGCACTTAAATTGCGCAATTTAGAAGCAGAAAGTATGTACTCATCTGGGTACATTAGCGAAGTAGACTGTAGTTTGCAGAAGCTAGAATTACAGGAAGCAGAGTTGGCATATACAAGTTTAAGACTTTCGAAAATTATCTATTACAATTTTATAACAAAAAACAATTATAAGCTATTTAAGATCACGGCTTACGCATGA
- a CDS encoding ribonucleoside-diphosphate reductase subunit alpha — protein sequence MQIIKRNGETKNYEPEKIEGAIRSAFKSVENSSHKDLDTIIPPLVKEIEEDILELTKNGSLVQVETIQDLVEKTLIEHNYYAEVKNFILYRVGRTKRRDSRQMISRFFDTIEIQPVLTEIQNDFTSDEYSLNLLAHKFLSFRKENMSESESLAMLIKASVELTAQDAPDWEFIAARLLMLQFKLKLKTELEKRQIHSFYEKIKYLENEGLYGTYICEAYSRDELEEAASFINEERNKLFTYSALDLLLRRYVIHTHSNIVLESPQEMFLGIALHLAMKEKSNRLEWVRRFYDMTSTLKVTMATPTLSNARKPYHQLSSCFIDTVPDSLDGIYRSIDNFAKVSKFGGGMGLYFGKVRAVGSPIRGFMGAAGGIIRWIKLANDTAVAVDQLGVRQGSVAVYLDVWHKDIPEFLQLRTNNGDDRMKAHDVFPAVCYPDLFWKTVRDDINASWHLMCPHEILKTKGYALEDFYGEEWEKRYKDCVADSRINKREIPIKELVRLILKSAVETGTPFAFNRDHANKTNPNPHRGIIYCSNLCTEISQNMSEIKHKTIEIKTEDGETLVATTTIPGDFVVCNLASLVLGNIDVNDEQEIDTIVSSAVRALDNVIDLNFYPIPYAQITNSRYRSIGLGASGYHHALAKNGIAWESEEHLNFADKVFERINYAAIKASSQIAKEKGSYSYFEGSDWQTGEYFKKRNYVDKKWKALAEEVKSNGMRNAYLLAVAPTSSTSIIAGTTAGVDPIMNKYFLEEKKGSLMPRVAPSLSPETYWLYKNAHNIEQGWSIRAAGLRQRHIDQAQSVNLYITNEFTFSKVLSLYVKAWEEGLKSIYYVRSRSLEVEECESCSS from the coding sequence ATGCAAATCATAAAACGAAACGGTGAAACTAAAAATTACGAGCCGGAAAAAATTGAAGGAGCTATCCGCTCCGCTTTTAAAAGTGTGGAAAACTCTTCGCACAAAGATTTAGATACAATCATTCCGCCCTTGGTAAAGGAAATAGAAGAAGACATCTTGGAGCTTACCAAAAACGGAAGCCTTGTTCAGGTTGAAACAATTCAGGATTTGGTAGAAAAAACTTTAATAGAACACAACTACTATGCAGAAGTAAAAAACTTTATACTCTACCGTGTCGGCCGCACAAAGAGGCGGGATTCCCGTCAAATGATAAGCCGCTTTTTTGATACAATAGAAATTCAGCCTGTTCTTACCGAGATTCAAAACGACTTTACTTCGGACGAGTACAGCCTTAACTTACTTGCACATAAATTCCTTTCTTTTAGAAAAGAAAATATGAGCGAGTCCGAATCCCTTGCTATGCTTATTAAGGCCTCGGTCGAACTTACGGCCCAAGATGCTCCGGACTGGGAATTTATTGCGGCACGCCTTTTAATGCTTCAATTTAAATTAAAACTAAAAACCGAACTTGAAAAAAGGCAGATTCATTCTTTTTATGAAAAAATCAAATACCTCGAAAACGAAGGGCTTTACGGGACATATATTTGTGAGGCCTATAGCCGTGATGAGTTGGAAGAGGCGGCTTCATTTATAAACGAAGAAAGAAATAAGCTTTTTACCTATAGCGCCCTCGACCTTCTTTTACGCCGCTATGTTATTCATACTCATTCAAACATTGTACTTGAATCGCCTCAGGAAATGTTTTTAGGTATCGCCCTTCACTTGGCAATGAAAGAAAAATCAAACCGGCTTGAATGGGTAAGGCGTTTTTACGATATGACAAGTACCTTAAAAGTTACGATGGCTACCCCTACCCTTTCAAATGCCAGAAAACCTTATCATCAGCTTTCTTCATGTTTTATAGACACGGTTCCCGATTCTCTTGACGGCATTTACCGCAGCATAGATAACTTTGCCAAGGTTTCCAAATTCGGGGGAGGTATGGGACTCTACTTCGGAAAGGTCAGGGCTGTCGGTTCGCCCATACGCGGGTTTATGGGAGCGGCAGGCGGAATTATCCGCTGGATAAAACTTGCAAACGATACGGCGGTTGCCGTTGACCAACTTGGAGTAAGGCAGGGCTCGGTCGCCGTCTACCTCGATGTTTGGCACAAGGACATCCCCGAATTTTTACAGCTTCGCACCAATAACGGCGATGACAGAATGAAGGCCCACGATGTTTTTCCAGCAGTCTGCTATCCCGATCTTTTTTGGAAAACCGTCCGCGATGATATAAATGCTTCTTGGCACCTAATGTGTCCCCATGAAATCTTAAAAACCAAGGGCTATGCCCTCGAAGATTTCTACGGAGAAGAATGGGAAAAGAGGTATAAAGATTGCGTTGCCGATTCCCGCATCAACAAAAGAGAAATTCCTATAAAAGAATTGGTTCGTTTAATCTTAAAATCAGCCGTTGAAACCGGTACCCCCTTTGCTTTTAACCGCGACCATGCAAACAAAACAAATCCTAATCCTCACAGGGGAATAATTTACTGCTCAAACCTATGCACCGAAATTTCTCAAAATATGAGCGAGATAAAACATAAGACCATCGAAATAAAAACTGAAGACGGAGAAACCCTTGTTGCTACAACTACTATCCCCGGAGACTTTGTTGTATGTAATCTGGCTTCTCTTGTTCTCGGAAACATAGATGTAAACGATGAACAAGAAATTGACACAATAGTTTCTTCGGCAGTGCGTGCCTTGGACAATGTTATAGACCTAAATTTTTATCCTATTCCCTATGCTCAAATTACCAATAGCCGATACAGGTCAATCGGCTTGGGAGCTTCGGGCTATCATCATGCCCTTGCAAAAAACGGCATTGCATGGGAAAGCGAAGAGCACCTTAACTTTGCAGATAAAGTTTTTGAAAGAATAAATTATGCAGCAATCAAAGCTTCTTCACAAATTGCAAAAGAAAAAGGCTCCTATTCTTACTTTGAAGGAAGCGATTGGCAAACAGGAGAGTATTTTAAAAAACGGAATTATGTTGATAAAAAATGGAAGGCTCTCGCAGAGGAAGTAAAATCAAACGGAATGAGAAATGCCTATCTTTTGGCCGTCGCACCTACAAGCTCAACCTCGATTATAGCAGGCACAACTGCCGGTGTAGACCCGATTATGAATAAGTATTTTTTAGAAGAGAAAAAAGGTTCTTTAATGCCCAGGGTTGCCCCATCTCTTTCACCGGAAACCTATTGGCTTTATAAAAACGCCCATAATATTGAACAAGGCTGGAGTATAAGAGCCGCAGGCTTACGGCAACGCCATATCGACCAAGCTCAATCCGTAAACCTTTACATTACAAACGAATTTACCTTCAGCAAGGTGCTTTCGCTCTATGTAAAGGCTTGGGAAGAAGGCCTTAAGTCAATCTATTATGTGCGAAGCCGCTCCCTTGAAGTCGAAGAATGCGAAAGCTGCAGCTCTTAA
- a CDS encoding ATP-binding cassette domain-containing protein, giving the protein MKTVYTLYKKFYKSLTFLLIFLLALNVCNSIFLVLGRMSLNKILDGFPFASLLAMSISVVVYAIVQSIYELILNNSITYRALPPMMKTAFHHSLVNSNRKTEEEGFYTMSYTQDINVLIPFCFQFTAACFNIIILNAFLLSISVFLPIILLVIIISANIFITYLDKQINGAYGLLDDEGISYYGIVKTIFQSIFLTLNNSIKSECEKSILQKDEELLKIGNRIQKLEAVKHIFFEGQNYFIPIVISVFCLFALPSVNLANLLYIIFIISLANQNMSTIFLAARQIKRSVPIAKKYFNYIEECENNHKKNIHGDGALINAKNVSLVKKDKLIFNNIDFKLNEGDRIAVVGQNGSGKTSLLRILTMNEAEFSGPLTYNLKALGTNTIPCLWSHPHIFNISLRDNLVFGKAIPDSDIMEILNVLKLSHFVNSLPEGLDTVMDMNNLTVSDGERSRIALARILLLTSDCPVLLLDEFSRNVNTEIEDLMFNLIFTKKSAIAAVTNNISTAKRFQKILFVSKQDGSISEIDKNEIEERIKN; this is encoded by the coding sequence ATGAAAACCGTTTATACTTTATACAAAAAATTTTATAAGAGTTTAACATTTCTTCTTATTTTTTTACTTGCTCTAAATGTGTGTAATTCCATATTTCTTGTTTTAGGAAGGATGAGCCTTAATAAAATATTGGACGGATTTCCCTTTGCTTCTCTTTTAGCTATGTCGATTTCCGTTGTAGTGTATGCTATAGTCCAAAGTATTTATGAGCTTATTTTAAATAATTCCATTACTTATCGTGCATTACCGCCTATGATGAAAACGGCCTTTCACCATAGTTTGGTAAACAGCAACCGTAAGACAGAGGAAGAGGGCTTTTATACAATGTCCTATACTCAAGACATTAATGTTCTTATTCCTTTTTGTTTTCAATTTACGGCTGCTTGTTTTAATATTATTATTCTTAATGCTTTTTTATTGTCCATATCAGTATTTCTTCCTATTATTTTATTGGTAATAATTATATCGGCTAATATTTTTATTACTTATTTGGATAAGCAAATAAACGGAGCTTATGGCTTACTTGATGATGAGGGCATAAGTTACTACGGTATTGTTAAAACTATATTTCAATCTATTTTTTTAACATTAAATAATTCGATTAAATCTGAATGCGAAAAATCTATTTTGCAAAAAGACGAAGAGCTTTTAAAAATCGGAAATAGGATTCAAAAACTGGAAGCCGTAAAACATATTTTTTTTGAAGGTCAAAATTATTTTATTCCTATTGTCATAAGTGTTTTCTGCCTTTTTGCATTGCCTAGCGTTAATTTGGCAAATCTTTTATACATAATCTTTATTATTTCGTTGGCTAATCAAAACATGTCAACTATTTTTTTAGCGGCAAGACAAATAAAAAGATCGGTTCCTATAGCAAAAAAATATTTTAATTATATTGAAGAATGTGAAAACAATCACAAAAAAAATATTCATGGCGATGGAGCTCTGATTAACGCAAAGAATGTTTCGCTTGTTAAAAAAGATAAACTTATATTTAATAATATCGATTTTAAACTAAATGAAGGCGATAGAATTGCCGTTGTAGGACAAAACGGTTCGGGAAAGACAAGCTTATTACGAATTCTCACGATGAATGAAGCGGAGTTTTCAGGCCCGCTTACATATAATTTAAAAGCTTTAGGAACAAATACAATTCCTTGTCTTTGGAGTCATCCACATATTTTTAATATTTCATTGCGGGACAATCTTGTATTCGGCAAAGCTATTCCCGATTCCGATATAATGGAAATATTGAATGTACTTAAATTATCTCATTTTGTAAACTCCTTACCGGAGGGATTGGATACTGTTATGGATATGAATAATTTAACAGTATCGGACGGAGAGCGCAGCAGAATAGCATTAGCAAGGATATTGCTTTTAACCTCCGATTGTCCCGTCCTTCTTTTGGATGAGTTTTCCCGTAATGTCAATACGGAAATAGAAGACTTGATGTTTAATTTAATTTTTACTAAAAAGTCTGCAATCGCTGCCGTTACAAATAATATTTCAACTGCAAAACGCTTTCAGAAAATTTTATTTGTTTCAAAACAGGACGGCAGTATCAGTGAAATCGATAAAAACGAAATAGAGGAAAGAATAAAGAATTAG